In the genome of Candidatus Cloacimonadota bacterium, one region contains:
- a CDS encoding DUF4365 domain-containing protein, which translates to MPKRPRSHRLEDESKNKLRLLLPERWAYRDKTHDYGIDGEVELFDENDKANGLIFYVQLKATDSKQSRVIHSVKMDIKTIRYFYSLDVPVLIVRYSSLRDEFYIKWTSSIDLYYSKPDSKTITIRFNEVDKWDGD; encoded by the coding sequence ATGCCTAAGAGACCTAGATCACATAGACTTGAAGATGAATCAAAGAATAAACTAAGATTACTACTACCAGAAAGATGGGCATACAGAGATAAAACTCATGATTACGGGATTGATGGCGAAGTTGAGTTGTTTGATGAAAACGATAAAGCAAATGGCCTCATCTTCTATGTTCAACTCAAAGCAACCGATTCAAAACAAAGTAGGGTCATCCATTCAGTTAAAATGGATATTAAAACGATAAGATATTTCTATTCACTTGATGTCCCTGTTCTGATTGTCAGATATTCTTCTCTTAGAGACGAATTCTATATAAAATGGACTAGTTCAATTGATCTTTACTACTCAAAACCTGATTCTAAGACAATCACTATCCGATTTAACGAAGTCGATAAATGGGATGGTGAT